From Psychrobacillus sp. FSL K6-2836, a single genomic window includes:
- a CDS encoding YgeY family selenium metabolism-linked hydrolase — translation MIQLRIDEIVALCQSLVQSPSLSGQEKEVAKKIQDFANQHKFDEVTVDRFGNIAVVINGVEPGPTVLFDGHIDTVPVFEENWTVNPYEAIVKDGKIWGRGTSDMKGSITAMLLAAKYFAEDCQKNFKGKIVISCSVHEECFEGVATRLVSEQHQPNYVVIGEATNLKLNIGQRGRAEVIVETFGKSAHSSNPDAGINAVNKMVTLIAEINELKNEEHPILGKGILELTDFISSPYPGASVVPSHARVTFDRRLLVNETRESVLEPIQKIIDRLELEDEQFNAKVSFSSGSELCYTGETIEAERFFPAWLYDANENFIAQTFENLKKIIPQTELSHYSFCTNGSHFAGEANIPTIGFGPSLEKLAHIDDEYIEIEQLVKATEGYISIMETLTNL, via the coding sequence ATGATTCAATTACGTATAGATGAAATTGTTGCATTGTGCCAGAGCTTAGTTCAAAGTCCTAGTCTTTCTGGACAGGAAAAAGAAGTAGCAAAAAAAATTCAGGACTTTGCGAATCAGCATAAATTTGATGAAGTAACAGTTGATCGATTTGGGAATATTGCGGTCGTTATAAATGGAGTTGAGCCAGGTCCAACAGTGCTATTTGATGGTCATATTGATACGGTACCGGTATTTGAAGAAAATTGGACTGTTAACCCTTATGAAGCAATAGTGAAAGACGGAAAGATTTGGGGTCGCGGAACTTCAGATATGAAAGGTTCTATCACCGCTATGCTTTTAGCGGCAAAATACTTTGCTGAAGATTGCCAGAAAAATTTTAAGGGTAAGATTGTTATTTCTTGTAGTGTGCATGAAGAATGTTTTGAAGGAGTAGCAACAAGGTTAGTCAGTGAACAGCATCAACCTAATTATGTAGTTATTGGTGAAGCAACAAATTTAAAGTTAAATATTGGTCAACGTGGTCGAGCTGAAGTAATTGTAGAGACATTTGGAAAATCAGCCCACTCTTCAAATCCAGATGCAGGGATTAATGCAGTAAATAAAATGGTCACACTAATAGCTGAAATTAACGAATTAAAGAATGAAGAACATCCAATTTTAGGTAAAGGTATCTTGGAGTTAACTGATTTCATTTCTTCACCATATCCAGGAGCTTCAGTTGTCCCTTCTCATGCTCGAGTGACATTTGACCGTCGTTTATTAGTAAATGAAACACGTGAATCCGTGTTAGAACCAATACAAAAAATCATTGATCGTTTAGAACTAGAAGATGAACAGTTTAATGCAAAAGTAAGCTTTTCAAGTGGCAGTGAACTTTGCTATACAGGTGAAACAATTGAAGCAGAACGTTTTTTCCCTGCTTGGTTATATGATGCAAATGAAAATTTTATAGCTCAAACATTTGAAAATTTAAAGAAGATTATTCCTCAGACAGAGCTTTCACACTACTCGTTCTGTACAAACGGTAGCCATTTTGCAGGTGAGGCTAATATCCCAACTATCGGGTTTGGCCCATCCTTAGAAAAACTTGCGCATATTGATGATGAGTATATTGAAATTGAACAACTTGTCAAGGCAACAGAAGGCTATATTTCAATTATGGAAACGCTAACAAACTTATAA